The Homo sapiens chromosome 8 genomic scaffold, GRCh38.p14 alternate locus group ALT_REF_LOCI_1 HSCHR8_3_CTG7 genome has a window encoding:
- the PUF60 gene encoding poly(U)-binding-splicing factor PUF60 isoform h (isoform h is encoded by transcript variant 8) — translation MENGQSTAAKLGLPPLTPEQQEALQKAKKYAMEQSIKSVLVKQTIAHQQQQLTNLQMAAQRQRALAIMCRVYVGSIYYELGEDTIRQAFAPFGPIKSIDMSWDSVTMKHKGFAFVEYEVPEAAQLALEQMNSVMLGGRNIKVGRPSNIGQAQPIIDQLAEEARAFNRIYVASVHQDLSDDDIKSVFEAFGKIKSCTLARDPTTGKHKGYGFIEYEKAQSSQDAVSSMNLFDLGGQYLRVGKAVTPPMPLLTPATPGGLPPAAAVAAAAATAKITAQEAVAGAAVLGTLGTPGLVSPALTLAQPLGTLPQAVMAAQAPGVITGVTPARPPIPVTIPSVGVVNPILASPPTLGLLEPKKEKEEEELFPESERPEMLSEQEHMSISGSSARHMVMQKLLRKQESTVMVLRNMVDPKDIDDDLEGEVTEECGKFGAVNRVIIYQEKQGEEEDAEIIVKIFVEFSIASETHKAIQALNGRWFAGRKVVAEVYDQERFDNSDLSA, via the exons ATGGAGAACGGGCAGAGCACAGCCGCCAAGCTGGGGCTGCCTCCCCTGACGCCCGAGCAGCAGGAGGCCCTTCAGAAG GCCAAGAAGTACGCCATGGAGCAGAGCATCAAGAGTGTGCTGGTGAAGCAGACCATCGcgcaccagcagcagcagctcacCAACCTGCAG ATGGCGGCTCAGCGGCAGCGGGCGCTGGCCATCATGTGCCGCGTCTACGTGGGCTCTATCTACTATGAGCTGGGGGAGGACACCATCCGCCAGGCCTTTGCCCCCTTTGGCCCCATCAAGAGCATCGACATGTCCTGGGACTCCGTCACCATGAAGCACAAG GGCTTTGCCTTCGTGGAGTATGAGGTCCCCGAAGCTGCACAGCTGGCCTTGGAGCAGATGAACTCGGTGATGCTGGGGGGCAGGAACATCAAG GTGGGCAGACCCAGCAACATAGGGCAGGCCCAGCCCATCATAGACCAGTTGGCTGAGGAGGCACGGGCCTTCAACCGCATCTACGTGGCCTCTGTGCACCAGGACCTCTCAGACGATGACATCAAGAGCGTGTTTGAGGCCTTTGGCAAGATCAAGTCCTGCACACTGGCCCGGGACCCCACAACTGGCAAGCACAAGGGCTACGGCTTCATTG AGTACGAGAAGGCCCAGTCGTCCCAAGATGCTGTGTCTTCCATGAACCTCTTTGACCTGGGTGGCCAGTACTTGCGGGTGGGCAAGGCTGTCACACCGCCCATGCCCCTACTCACACCAGCCACGCCTGGAGGCCTCCCACCTGCCGCTGCTGTGGCAGCTGCTGCAGCCACTGCCAAGATCACAGCTCAG GAAGCAGTGGCCGGAGCAGCGGTGCTGGGTACCCTGGGCACACCTGGACTGGTGTCCCCAGCACTGACCCTGGCCCAGCCCCTGGGCACTTTGCCCCAGGCTGTCATGGCTGCCCAGGCACCTGGAGTCATCACAG GTGTGACCCCAGCCCGTCCTCCTATCCCGGTCACCATCCCCTCGGTGGGAGTGGTGAACCCCATCCTGGCCAGCCCTCCAACGCTGGGTCTCCTGGAGcccaagaaggagaaggaagaagaggagctgTTTCCCGAGTCAGAGCGGCCAGAGATGCTGAGCGAGCAGGAGCACATGAGCATCTCGGGCAGTAGCGCCCGACACATGGTGATGCAGAAGCTGCTCCGCAAGCAGGAG TCTACAGTGATGGTTCTGCGCAACATGGTGGACCCCAAGGACATCGATGATGACCTGGAAGGGGAGGTGACAGAGGAGTGTGGCAAGTTCGGGGCCGTGAACCGCGTCATCATCTACCAAGAGAAACAAGGCGAGGAGGAGGATGCAGAAATCATTGTCAAGATCTTTGTGGAGTTTTCCATAGCCTCTGAGACTCATAAGGCCATCCAGGCCCTCAATGGCCGCTGGTTTGCTGGCCGCAAGGTGGTGGCTGAAGTGTACGACCAGGAGCGTTTTGATAACAGTGACCTCTCTGCGTGA
- the PUF60 gene encoding poly(U)-binding-splicing factor PUF60 isoform c (isoform c is encoded by transcript variant 3) — MENGQSTAAKLGLPPLTPEQQEALQKAKKYAMEQSIKSVLVKQTIAHQQQQLTNLQMAAVTMGFGDPLSPLQSMAAQRQRALAIMCRVYVGSIYYELGEDTIRQAFAPFGPIKSIDMSWDSVTMKHKGFAFVEYEVPEAAQLALEQMNSVMLGGRNIKVGRPSNIGQAQPIIDQLAEEARAFNRIYVASVHQDLSDDDIKSVFEAFGKIKSCTLARDPTTGKHKGYGFIEYEKAQSSQDAVSSMNLFDLGGQYLRVGKAVTPPMPLLTPATPGGLPPAAAVAAAAATAKITAQEAVAGAAVLGTLGTPGLVSPALTLAQPLGTLPQAVMAAQAPGVITGVTPARPPIPVTIPSVGVVNPILASPPTLGLLEPKKEKEEEELFPESERPEMLSEQEHMSISGSSARHMVMQKLLRKQESTVMVLRNMVDPKDIDDDLEGEVTEECGKFGAVNRVIIYQEKQGEEEDAEIIVKIFVEFSIASETHKAIQALNGRWFAGRKVVAEVYDQERFDNSDLSA; from the exons ATGGAGAACGGGCAGAGCACAGCCGCCAAGCTGGGGCTGCCTCCCCTGACGCCCGAGCAGCAGGAGGCCCTTCAGAAG GCCAAGAAGTACGCCATGGAGCAGAGCATCAAGAGTGTGCTGGTGAAGCAGACCATCGcgcaccagcagcagcagctcacCAACCTGCAG ATGGCAGCAGTGACAATGGGCTTTGGAGATCCTCTCTCACCTTTGCAATCG ATGGCGGCTCAGCGGCAGCGGGCGCTGGCCATCATGTGCCGCGTCTACGTGGGCTCTATCTACTATGAGCTGGGGGAGGACACCATCCGCCAGGCCTTTGCCCCCTTTGGCCCCATCAAGAGCATCGACATGTCCTGGGACTCCGTCACCATGAAGCACAAG GGCTTTGCCTTCGTGGAGTATGAGGTCCCCGAAGCTGCACAGCTGGCCTTGGAGCAGATGAACTCGGTGATGCTGGGGGGCAGGAACATCAAG GTGGGCAGACCCAGCAACATAGGGCAGGCCCAGCCCATCATAGACCAGTTGGCTGAGGAGGCACGGGCCTTCAACCGCATCTACGTGGCCTCTGTGCACCAGGACCTCTCAGACGATGACATCAAGAGCGTGTTTGAGGCCTTTGGCAAGATCAAGTCCTGCACACTGGCCCGGGACCCCACAACTGGCAAGCACAAGGGCTACGGCTTCATTG AGTACGAGAAGGCCCAGTCGTCCCAAGATGCTGTGTCTTCCATGAACCTCTTTGACCTGGGTGGCCAGTACTTGCGGGTGGGCAAGGCTGTCACACCGCCCATGCCCCTACTCACACCAGCCACGCCTGGAGGCCTCCCACCTGCCGCTGCTGTGGCAGCTGCTGCAGCCACTGCCAAGATCACAGCTCAG GAAGCAGTGGCCGGAGCAGCGGTGCTGGGTACCCTGGGCACACCTGGACTGGTGTCCCCAGCACTGACCCTGGCCCAGCCCCTGGGCACTTTGCCCCAGGCTGTCATGGCTGCCCAGGCACCTGGAGTCATCACAG GTGTGACCCCAGCCCGTCCTCCTATCCCGGTCACCATCCCCTCGGTGGGAGTGGTGAACCCCATCCTGGCCAGCCCTCCAACGCTGGGTCTCCTGGAGcccaagaaggagaaggaagaagaggagctgTTTCCCGAGTCAGAGCGGCCAGAGATGCTGAGCGAGCAGGAGCACATGAGCATCTCGGGCAGTAGCGCCCGACACATGGTGATGCAGAAGCTGCTCCGCAAGCAGGAG TCTACAGTGATGGTTCTGCGCAACATGGTGGACCCCAAGGACATCGATGATGACCTGGAAGGGGAGGTGACAGAGGAGTGTGGCAAGTTCGGGGCCGTGAACCGCGTCATCATCTACCAAGAGAAACAAGGCGAGGAGGAGGATGCAGAAATCATTGTCAAGATCTTTGTGGAGTTTTCCATAGCCTCTGAGACTCATAAGGCCATCCAGGCCCTCAATGGCCGCTGGTTTGCTGGCCGCAAGGTGGTGGCTGAAGTGTACGACCAGGAGCGTTTTGATAACAGTGACCTCTCTGCGTGA
- the PUF60 gene encoding poly(U)-binding-splicing factor PUF60 isoform e (isoform e is encoded by transcript variant 5; The RefSeq protein aligns at 98% coverage compared to this genomic sequence) — MATATIALGTDSIKMENGQSTAAKLGLPPLTPEQQEALQKAKKYAMEQSIKSVLVKQTIAHQQQQLTNLQMAAQRQRALAIMCRVYVGSIYYELGEDTIRQAFAPFGPIKSIDMSWDSVTMKHKGFAFVEYEVPEAAQLALEQMNSVMLGGRNIKVGRPSNIGQAQPIIDQLAEEARAFNRIYVASVHQDLSDDDIKSVFEAFGKIKSCTLARDPTTGKHKGYGFIEYEKAQSSQDAVSSMNLFDLGGQYLRVGKAVTPPMPLLTPATPGGLPPAAAVAAAAATAKITAQEAVAGAAVLGTLGTPGLVSPALTLAQPLGTLPQAVMAAQAPGVITGVTPARPPIPVTIPSVGVVNPILASPPTLGLLEPKKEKEEEELFPESERPEMLSEQEHMSISGSSARHMVMQKLLRKQESTVMVLRNMVDPKDIDDDLEGEVTEECGKFGAVNRVIIYQEKQGEEEDAEIIVKIFVEFSIASETHKAIQALNGRWFAGRKVVAEVYDQERFDNSDLSA, encoded by the exons GGCACAGACTCCATCAAGATGGAGAACGGGCAGAGCACAGCCGCCAAGCTGGGGCTGCCTCCCCTGACGCCCGAGCAGCAGGAGGCCCTTCAGAAG GCCAAGAAGTACGCCATGGAGCAGAGCATCAAGAGTGTGCTGGTGAAGCAGACCATCGcgcaccagcagcagcagctcacCAACCTGCAG ATGGCGGCTCAGCGGCAGCGGGCGCTGGCCATCATGTGCCGCGTCTACGTGGGCTCTATCTACTATGAGCTGGGGGAGGACACCATCCGCCAGGCCTTTGCCCCCTTTGGCCCCATCAAGAGCATCGACATGTCCTGGGACTCCGTCACCATGAAGCACAAG GGCTTTGCCTTCGTGGAGTATGAGGTCCCCGAAGCTGCACAGCTGGCCTTGGAGCAGATGAACTCGGTGATGCTGGGGGGCAGGAACATCAAG GTGGGCAGACCCAGCAACATAGGGCAGGCCCAGCCCATCATAGACCAGTTGGCTGAGGAGGCACGGGCCTTCAACCGCATCTACGTGGCCTCTGTGCACCAGGACCTCTCAGACGATGACATCAAGAGCGTGTTTGAGGCCTTTGGCAAGATCAAGTCCTGCACACTGGCCCGGGACCCCACAACTGGCAAGCACAAGGGCTACGGCTTCATTG AGTACGAGAAGGCCCAGTCGTCCCAAGATGCTGTGTCTTCCATGAACCTCTTTGACCTGGGTGGCCAGTACTTGCGGGTGGGCAAGGCTGTCACACCGCCCATGCCCCTACTCACACCAGCCACGCCTGGAGGCCTCCCACCTGCCGCTGCTGTGGCAGCTGCTGCAGCCACTGCCAAGATCACAGCTCAG GAAGCAGTGGCCGGAGCAGCGGTGCTGGGTACCCTGGGCACACCTGGACTGGTGTCCCCAGCACTGACCCTGGCCCAGCCCCTGGGCACTTTGCCCCAGGCTGTCATGGCTGCCCAGGCACCTGGAGTCATCACAG GTGTGACCCCAGCCCGTCCTCCTATCCCGGTCACCATCCCCTCGGTGGGAGTGGTGAACCCCATCCTGGCCAGCCCTCCAACGCTGGGTCTCCTGGAGcccaagaaggagaaggaagaagaggagctgTTTCCCGAGTCAGAGCGGCCAGAGATGCTGAGCGAGCAGGAGCACATGAGCATCTCGGGCAGTAGCGCCCGACACATGGTGATGCAGAAGCTGCTCCGCAAGCAGGAG TCTACAGTGATGGTTCTGCGCAACATGGTGGACCCCAAGGACATCGATGATGACCTGGAAGGGGAGGTGACAGAGGAGTGTGGCAAGTTCGGGGCCGTGAACCGCGTCATCATCTACCAAGAGAAACAAGGCGAGGAGGAGGATGCAGAAATCATTGTCAAGATCTTTGTGGAGTTTTCCATAGCCTCTGAGACTCATAAGGCCATCCAGGCCCTCAATGGCCGCTGGTTTGCTGGCCGCAAGGTGGTGGCTGAAGTGTACGACCAGGAGCGTTTTGATAACAGTGACCTCTCTGCGTGA
- the PUF60 gene encoding poly(U)-binding-splicing factor PUF60 isoform g (isoform g is encoded by transcript variant 7; The RefSeq protein aligns at 98% coverage compared to this genomic sequence), translated as MATATIALGTDSIKMENGQSTAAKLGLPPLTPEQQEALQKAKKYAMEQSIKSVLVKQTIAHQQQQLTNLQMAAVTMGFGDPLSPLQSMAAQRQRALAIMCRVYVGSIYYELGEDTIRQAFAPFGPIKSIDMSWDSVTMKHKGFAFVEYEVPEAAQLALEQMNSVMLGGRNIKVGRPSNIGQAQPIIDQLAEEARAFNRIYVASVHQDLSDDDIKSVFEAFGKIKSCTLARDPTTGKHKGYGFIEYEKAQSSQDAVSSMNLFDLGGQYLRVGKAVTPPMPLLTPATPGGLPPAAAVAAAAATAKITAQEAVAGAAVLGTLGTPGLVSPALTLAQPLGTLPQAVMAAQAPGVITGVTPARPPIPVTIPSVGVVNPILASPPTLGLLEPKKEKEEEELFPESERPEMLSEQEHMSISGSSARHMVMQKLLRKQESTVMVLRNMVDPKDIDDDLEGEVTEECGKFGAVNRVIIYQEKQGEEEDAEIIVKIFVEFSIASETHKAIQALNGRWFAGRKVVAEVYDQERFDNSDLSA; from the exons GGCACAGACTCCATCAAGATGGAGAACGGGCAGAGCACAGCCGCCAAGCTGGGGCTGCCTCCCCTGACGCCCGAGCAGCAGGAGGCCCTTCAGAAG GCCAAGAAGTACGCCATGGAGCAGAGCATCAAGAGTGTGCTGGTGAAGCAGACCATCGcgcaccagcagcagcagctcacCAACCTGCAG ATGGCAGCAGTGACAATGGGCTTTGGAGATCCTCTCTCACCTTTGCAATCG ATGGCGGCTCAGCGGCAGCGGGCGCTGGCCATCATGTGCCGCGTCTACGTGGGCTCTATCTACTATGAGCTGGGGGAGGACACCATCCGCCAGGCCTTTGCCCCCTTTGGCCCCATCAAGAGCATCGACATGTCCTGGGACTCCGTCACCATGAAGCACAAG GGCTTTGCCTTCGTGGAGTATGAGGTCCCCGAAGCTGCACAGCTGGCCTTGGAGCAGATGAACTCGGTGATGCTGGGGGGCAGGAACATCAAG GTGGGCAGACCCAGCAACATAGGGCAGGCCCAGCCCATCATAGACCAGTTGGCTGAGGAGGCACGGGCCTTCAACCGCATCTACGTGGCCTCTGTGCACCAGGACCTCTCAGACGATGACATCAAGAGCGTGTTTGAGGCCTTTGGCAAGATCAAGTCCTGCACACTGGCCCGGGACCCCACAACTGGCAAGCACAAGGGCTACGGCTTCATTG AGTACGAGAAGGCCCAGTCGTCCCAAGATGCTGTGTCTTCCATGAACCTCTTTGACCTGGGTGGCCAGTACTTGCGGGTGGGCAAGGCTGTCACACCGCCCATGCCCCTACTCACACCAGCCACGCCTGGAGGCCTCCCACCTGCCGCTGCTGTGGCAGCTGCTGCAGCCACTGCCAAGATCACAGCTCAG GAAGCAGTGGCCGGAGCAGCGGTGCTGGGTACCCTGGGCACACCTGGACTGGTGTCCCCAGCACTGACCCTGGCCCAGCCCCTGGGCACTTTGCCCCAGGCTGTCATGGCTGCCCAGGCACCTGGAGTCATCACAG GTGTGACCCCAGCCCGTCCTCCTATCCCGGTCACCATCCCCTCGGTGGGAGTGGTGAACCCCATCCTGGCCAGCCCTCCAACGCTGGGTCTCCTGGAGcccaagaaggagaaggaagaagaggagctgTTTCCCGAGTCAGAGCGGCCAGAGATGCTGAGCGAGCAGGAGCACATGAGCATCTCGGGCAGTAGCGCCCGACACATGGTGATGCAGAAGCTGCTCCGCAAGCAGGAG TCTACAGTGATGGTTCTGCGCAACATGGTGGACCCCAAGGACATCGATGATGACCTGGAAGGGGAGGTGACAGAGGAGTGTGGCAAGTTCGGGGCCGTGAACCGCGTCATCATCTACCAAGAGAAACAAGGCGAGGAGGAGGATGCAGAAATCATTGTCAAGATCTTTGTGGAGTTTTCCATAGCCTCTGAGACTCATAAGGCCATCCAGGCCCTCAATGGCCGCTGGTTTGCTGGCCGCAAGGTGGTGGCTGAAGTGTACGACCAGGAGCGTTTTGATAACAGTGACCTCTCTGCGTGA
- the PUF60 gene encoding poly(U)-binding-splicing factor PUF60 isoform d (isoform d is encoded by transcript variant 4; The RefSeq protein aligns at 98% coverage compared to this genomic sequence) has product MATATIALVNGQQGGGSEPAAAAAVVAAGDKWKPPQGTDSIKMENGQSTAAKLGLPPLTPEQQEALQKAKKYAMEQSIKSVLVKQTIAHQQQQLTNLQMAAQRQRALAIMCRVYVGSIYYELGEDTIRQAFAPFGPIKSIDMSWDSVTMKHKGFAFVEYEVPEAAQLALEQMNSVMLGGRNIKVGRPSNIGQAQPIIDQLAEEARAFNRIYVASVHQDLSDDDIKSVFEAFGKIKSCTLARDPTTGKHKGYGFIEYEKAQSSQDAVSSMNLFDLGGQYLRVGKAVTPPMPLLTPATPGGLPPAAAVAAAAATAKITAQEAVAGAAVLGTLGTPGLVSPALTLAQPLGTLPQAVMAAQAPGVITGVTPARPPIPVTIPSVGVVNPILASPPTLGLLEPKKEKEEEELFPESERPEMLSEQEHMSISGSSARHMVMQKLLRKQESTVMVLRNMVDPKDIDDDLEGEVTEECGKFGAVNRVIIYQEKQGEEEDAEIIVKIFVEFSIASETHKAIQALNGRWFAGRKVVAEVYDQERFDNSDLSA; this is encoded by the exons GGCACAGACTCCATCAAGATGGAGAACGGGCAGAGCACAGCCGCCAAGCTGGGGCTGCCTCCCCTGACGCCCGAGCAGCAGGAGGCCCTTCAGAAG GCCAAGAAGTACGCCATGGAGCAGAGCATCAAGAGTGTGCTGGTGAAGCAGACCATCGcgcaccagcagcagcagctcacCAACCTGCAG ATGGCGGCTCAGCGGCAGCGGGCGCTGGCCATCATGTGCCGCGTCTACGTGGGCTCTATCTACTATGAGCTGGGGGAGGACACCATCCGCCAGGCCTTTGCCCCCTTTGGCCCCATCAAGAGCATCGACATGTCCTGGGACTCCGTCACCATGAAGCACAAG GGCTTTGCCTTCGTGGAGTATGAGGTCCCCGAAGCTGCACAGCTGGCCTTGGAGCAGATGAACTCGGTGATGCTGGGGGGCAGGAACATCAAG GTGGGCAGACCCAGCAACATAGGGCAGGCCCAGCCCATCATAGACCAGTTGGCTGAGGAGGCACGGGCCTTCAACCGCATCTACGTGGCCTCTGTGCACCAGGACCTCTCAGACGATGACATCAAGAGCGTGTTTGAGGCCTTTGGCAAGATCAAGTCCTGCACACTGGCCCGGGACCCCACAACTGGCAAGCACAAGGGCTACGGCTTCATTG AGTACGAGAAGGCCCAGTCGTCCCAAGATGCTGTGTCTTCCATGAACCTCTTTGACCTGGGTGGCCAGTACTTGCGGGTGGGCAAGGCTGTCACACCGCCCATGCCCCTACTCACACCAGCCACGCCTGGAGGCCTCCCACCTGCCGCTGCTGTGGCAGCTGCTGCAGCCACTGCCAAGATCACAGCTCAG GAAGCAGTGGCCGGAGCAGCGGTGCTGGGTACCCTGGGCACACCTGGACTGGTGTCCCCAGCACTGACCCTGGCCCAGCCCCTGGGCACTTTGCCCCAGGCTGTCATGGCTGCCCAGGCACCTGGAGTCATCACAG GTGTGACCCCAGCCCGTCCTCCTATCCCGGTCACCATCCCCTCGGTGGGAGTGGTGAACCCCATCCTGGCCAGCCCTCCAACGCTGGGTCTCCTGGAGcccaagaaggagaaggaagaagaggagctgTTTCCCGAGTCAGAGCGGCCAGAGATGCTGAGCGAGCAGGAGCACATGAGCATCTCGGGCAGTAGCGCCCGACACATGGTGATGCAGAAGCTGCTCCGCAAGCAGGAG TCTACAGTGATGGTTCTGCGCAACATGGTGGACCCCAAGGACATCGATGATGACCTGGAAGGGGAGGTGACAGAGGAGTGTGGCAAGTTCGGGGCCGTGAACCGCGTCATCATCTACCAAGAGAAACAAGGCGAGGAGGAGGATGCAGAAATCATTGTCAAGATCTTTGTGGAGTTTTCCATAGCCTCTGAGACTCATAAGGCCATCCAGGCCCTCAATGGCCGCTGGTTTGCTGGCCGCAAGGTGGTGGCTGAAGTGTACGACCAGGAGCGTTTTGATAACAGTGACCTCTCTGCGTGA
- the PUF60 gene encoding poly(U)-binding-splicing factor PUF60 isoform f (isoform f is encoded by transcript variant 6; The RefSeq protein aligns at 98% coverage compared to this genomic sequence), protein MATATIALVNGQQGGGSEPAAAAAVVAAGDKWKPPQGTDSIKMENGQSTAAKLGLPPLTPEQQEALQKAKKYAMEQSIKSVLVKQTIAHQQQQLTNLQMAAVTMGFGDPLSPLQSMAAQRQRALAIMCRVYVGSIYYELGEDTIRQAFAPFGPIKSIDMSWDSVTMKHKGFAFVEYEVPEAAQLALEQMNSVMLGGRNIKVGRPSNIGQAQPIIDQLAEEARAFNRIYVASVHQDLSDDDIKSVFEAFGKIKSCTLARDPTTGKHKGYGFIEYEKAQSSQDAVSSMNLFDLGGQYLRVGKAVTPPMPLLTPATPGGLPPAAAVAAAAATAKITAQEAVAGAAVLGTLGTPGLVSPALTLAQPLGTLPQAVMAAQAPGVITGVTPARPPIPVTIPSVGVVNPILASPPTLGLLEPKKEKEEEELFPESERPEMLSEQEHMSISGSSARHMVMQKLLRKQESTVMVLRNMVDPKDIDDDLEGEVTEECGKFGAVNRVIIYQEKQGEEEDAEIIVKIFVEFSIASETHKAIQALNGRWFAGRKVVAEVYDQERFDNSDLSA, encoded by the exons GGCACAGACTCCATCAAGATGGAGAACGGGCAGAGCACAGCCGCCAAGCTGGGGCTGCCTCCCCTGACGCCCGAGCAGCAGGAGGCCCTTCAGAAG GCCAAGAAGTACGCCATGGAGCAGAGCATCAAGAGTGTGCTGGTGAAGCAGACCATCGcgcaccagcagcagcagctcacCAACCTGCAG ATGGCAGCAGTGACAATGGGCTTTGGAGATCCTCTCTCACCTTTGCAATCG ATGGCGGCTCAGCGGCAGCGGGCGCTGGCCATCATGTGCCGCGTCTACGTGGGCTCTATCTACTATGAGCTGGGGGAGGACACCATCCGCCAGGCCTTTGCCCCCTTTGGCCCCATCAAGAGCATCGACATGTCCTGGGACTCCGTCACCATGAAGCACAAG GGCTTTGCCTTCGTGGAGTATGAGGTCCCCGAAGCTGCACAGCTGGCCTTGGAGCAGATGAACTCGGTGATGCTGGGGGGCAGGAACATCAAG GTGGGCAGACCCAGCAACATAGGGCAGGCCCAGCCCATCATAGACCAGTTGGCTGAGGAGGCACGGGCCTTCAACCGCATCTACGTGGCCTCTGTGCACCAGGACCTCTCAGACGATGACATCAAGAGCGTGTTTGAGGCCTTTGGCAAGATCAAGTCCTGCACACTGGCCCGGGACCCCACAACTGGCAAGCACAAGGGCTACGGCTTCATTG AGTACGAGAAGGCCCAGTCGTCCCAAGATGCTGTGTCTTCCATGAACCTCTTTGACCTGGGTGGCCAGTACTTGCGGGTGGGCAAGGCTGTCACACCGCCCATGCCCCTACTCACACCAGCCACGCCTGGAGGCCTCCCACCTGCCGCTGCTGTGGCAGCTGCTGCAGCCACTGCCAAGATCACAGCTCAG GAAGCAGTGGCCGGAGCAGCGGTGCTGGGTACCCTGGGCACACCTGGACTGGTGTCCCCAGCACTGACCCTGGCCCAGCCCCTGGGCACTTTGCCCCAGGCTGTCATGGCTGCCCAGGCACCTGGAGTCATCACAG GTGTGACCCCAGCCCGTCCTCCTATCCCGGTCACCATCCCCTCGGTGGGAGTGGTGAACCCCATCCTGGCCAGCCCTCCAACGCTGGGTCTCCTGGAGcccaagaaggagaaggaagaagaggagctgTTTCCCGAGTCAGAGCGGCCAGAGATGCTGAGCGAGCAGGAGCACATGAGCATCTCGGGCAGTAGCGCCCGACACATGGTGATGCAGAAGCTGCTCCGCAAGCAGGAG TCTACAGTGATGGTTCTGCGCAACATGGTGGACCCCAAGGACATCGATGATGACCTGGAAGGGGAGGTGACAGAGGAGTGTGGCAAGTTCGGGGCCGTGAACCGCGTCATCATCTACCAAGAGAAACAAGGCGAGGAGGAGGATGCAGAAATCATTGTCAAGATCTTTGTGGAGTTTTCCATAGCCTCTGAGACTCATAAGGCCATCCAGGCCCTCAATGGCCGCTGGTTTGCTGGCCGCAAGGTGGTGGCTGAAGTGTACGACCAGGAGCGTTTTGATAACAGTGACCTCTCTGCGTGA